The stretch of DNA CTTATAGATCTTATAAAATTGGTGGACAAGGGAGTTATAAGCATATCCATCGGTAAGACGGTATTTGAAGAGATGTTTGATACTGGAAAGGATGCAGAGACCATAGTTGATGAAAAAGGTCTTAAACAGATATCAGATGAAGGTGCATTGAGGGAAATAGTAAAAGATGTATTATCAAACAATCCAAAGTCCATAGAGGATTATAAAGCAGGTAAGAAAAAGGCTATGGGCTATTTGGTAGGACAGACTATGAAGGCTACAAAGGGTAAGGCAAACCCGCAAATGGTAAATAAAATACTCAAGGAAGAATTGAACAAATAAAAAAGGCTAATATTAGCCTTTTTTATTTGTTCAATTATGCGTGAAGTATGCGCATCACTAGGTCTAGTAAAAATTGATATTCAGAGGTTAATGTATTATTAGTATTTTCTAGATTGTCAAGCATGGTAGAGCACAGTGACAATATATCACCTATGCAAATGTATTTTGCAATGGGCCATTTGACCACAGGACCTGGAAACTCTAAAAAGATAGTAGAGGGAAATACTGGAGCAGATCCTGAAAAAGCTATTTGCTCAAAATGATCTTCATTTTTATAATACGATATCATCGTATCATATTTATTTTTAAAACGATCAAAAAAGGTATCAAGTATTAAAGTAATATAATTTTTGTCCAGTATTTCTCCAATCTCCCGCCTTTCTTCCTCTCCTTCAGTCCATGTGTATACAGTATTGAGTCCCCTTATTATAGATTCAAGGTCTAAGGCAGTATATCGAATTCTCCTATCCCTTCCAAAAGTGAAATATCCAATAAACGGATTATATGCCATGTTATATAGGTTGTTGAAGATATAAAAAGCCTCTTCATATAAAGTATCTAGCTGTACAATGGGATAGCAGCTAAGGAGGGCGTCTATGGCCAAAAATTGATCGCTGATAGGTGCTGTGCTATCAATATATGGGTGTTTCCCAAGCAGGCCAAATTTGTTTTTGCAGCTTATTATCTCAAGTGCTATTTTGCTTACCAATTCATCCTGTGATATCATATTTTTTTGACTGTTATACATTGTTAATGTCTTGGCTATCTGACAGAGTATTGGAATGTCATACTTATCGGGCTGATATGCTACTTTTAGCCTATCATAAAGATATTCTGCCCATTCATTTAATTCTGTACTATGGGGGTTTGTTTTTATTACGTTTAAACACCCTTCTAGTACTGAGGCAATTATATGGGCTGGAATAGGATCTTTGTATATGACCTCCATGCAATATGCCAGTTGTATCTTGGACAGTTTATTAAAATCATTGATTGTGCCCTGTTCTATGGGCAGTTGATCCAATATATTATTCGATAGTATAGAATATGTTTTTGATAGCAGGGTAATACTACGGCCGGTAGTATATATACAGGGTGCATGGAGCCCTTTTTGTTTTTTCCATTCAAAGTTGTTATCGGCTATTGGTATAGCCTTTGGGTATAATGCTGCCAAAGGTTTGCCATTTTCATTTGAGTGTGCAAACTCACATGTGTATCTTTGATTGATAGGTATGCCATTACCTGACAGAAATAATATTGATATCACATGGGATAATACAAAATCCAGAATCATCTAGGTTCTACCTCCCTTTATTATCTATTATCATCTTTATGCATAAAGGTTTAAATTTACGCTAAATGATGTTAAAATAACATTTAAAGATTATTTTGTTTATTTAATGGAGGCATACTGTGGAGATAGGAAAATTATCTAATGAGGAATTGGAAAAGTATGTAATTTCCCAATTTAAAAATATTAGGGAGGATGTTGTAGCAGGACCTAGAATAGGCAGGGATTGTGGAATAATAGATATGGGTGATGAGTATTGTGTGGTTTCTACAGATCCAATAACAGCGGCTGATGCAAATGCAGGTAAATTGGCAGTGCATATATCTTGTAACGATATAGCTACTACTGGAGCACAAACGGTAGGTGTTACCATTACCATATTAGCACCTCCCGAAGGCAGTATAGATGATATAGAGGATATAATTCATGAAATAAGTGAAACTTGTATTGAATTGGATATAGATGTATTAGGTGGTCATACGGAAATAACAGATAGTGTTAATCGCATACTTATATCCGTTACAGCCATTGGCAGGGTATCAAAGGACTTATTTGTGCAGCCGTCCGATGCCAAGATTGGAGATTATATATTGATGACCAAGATGGCAGGTTTGGAGGGGACTGCTATTTTAGCCCATGATCGGGAGGATATGTTGAAAAAATGTTTCGATGATGGGTTTTTGCATAGGGCCAAGCGATGTCTTGAAAGTATAAGTGTAGTTCCTGAAGCCCGCATTGCCGCCCGTCTTGGGGCACGAAGTATGCATGATGTGACTGAAGGTGGTGTATTAGGAGCGCTATGGGAACTATCTGAGACAATGGGCAAGGGAATAGAGGTATATATAGATGATATACCAGTAGCTCATGAAACCAGAGAGGTATGCAAAATACTGAATATAGATCCTCTAAGACTTATATCGAGTGGATCAATGTTGATGGTTTCTAATAATCCAGAGCTAATAATAGATGCATTGTCAAAGAAAGGTATACTATGTACGGTTATCGGCAAGGTAATAGATGATGATACAAAGTGGATGATAATAGGTAATGATAGATACATAATAACTCCTCCTAAATCCGATGAACTATATAAAGTGCTATCATAAAAAGGTCAAATACAGAAAAAAATTAACAAAATGCTTTAAAAATTTAGTGCTTGTGCTATAATACTAATGAAAGCTTTGTTTATCTATGTGATTTTGATATATATTATGGAGGAAGGTATTTTATGGCTGTAAGTATGACGGGATTTGGCAGAGGGATTATCAATGAGCAAGGGCGCGAGATTAGTGTGGAGATAAAAACACTTAATCATCGATTTTTAGATATAAACTTGCGTATACCTAGGAATATATCTTTTGTTGAAGAAAATGTACGTAGTTTGATACAATCCAATCTATCCCGCGGCAGGGTTGAGGTGTTTGTTGATTATGTAAATACCTCAGAAGATGGTTATCAAGTGGATATAAATGATTCACTTTTAAAAAGCTACCTTGCATCATTTGAACGATTGGAACAGGAATATAATATAAGAAATGATATGGCGATGTCTCATATACTAGGCATAGATGATATAATAGTCGTTAATCAGGCACCGGAAGATGAAGAGCTAATAGGTGATATGGCAAAGCAGGCTACTATGAAGGCCTTGGAATTATTAAAAACTATGCGGAAGGATGAAGGGCATAGACTTCAGCAGGATATATCCATGAGAGCTGATATGATTTTGGATATGACAATGGAGATAGAAAAGCGTGCGCCATTAGTGGTGGAGGAATACAAAGAGAAATTAGGCCAACGTCTATCGGAGATATTAAAGGCAACTCCTGATTTGGACGAGGCAAGATTTAATACTGAAGTGGCGTATTTTGCAGACAGATCAAATATTACAGAAGAGTTGGTACGTTTAGATAGTCATATAAATCAGCTAAAGGAAACGCTCGTTTTAGATACGCCCATAGGTCGCAAACTGGATTTTTTAGTCCAAGAGATGAATAGGGAGACTAACACGATAGGATCAAAGGCCAATGACCTCGTTATAACAAATTACGTAGTAGAGATGAAAAGTGAGTTGGAAAAAATAAGAGAGCAAATTCAGAATATCGAATAGTATAGGCTATTTAAATTTTACATGAAAGGTAGGATGATTATGGGGATAAAATTGATAAACATAGGTTTTGGGAATATCGTTTCAGCGAACAGGTTAGTGGCAATAGTTAGTCCTGAATCAGCACCGATAAAGCGAATTATACAAGATGCAAGGGATAGGGGTATGCTTATAGATGCCACCTATGGTAGAAGGACTAGGGCAGTTATAATAACAGACAGTGATCATGTGGTATTATCGGCTGTACAGCCTGAGACGGTGGCTAATAGACTAGATTCTAAGGATTCTCATCTGGGTTTTGATGAGGAGTAGTTACCATAAGGAGGAAGGAATGAAGCAGCAGGGACTATTAATAGTTATTTCAGGCCCATCTGGTGCAGGCAAGGGAACGGTGTGTAAGGCTTTTTTAGAGAGACATCATGAGGTTATGCTGTCCATTTCCGCTACTACCAGATTGCCACGCAAGGGTGAAAAGGAAGGCGTAAACTACTTTTTTAAAGACCACGATACCTTCGAGAACATGATAAAAAATGGAGAGCTTTTAGAATATGCCAAATTTGTAGATAATTATTATGGGACACCTAAACATTTTGTCTATGAGCAGCTGAACATGGGCAGAGATGTGATATTGGAGATAGATATTCAAGGCGCCCTTCAGGTAAAGGAAAGTTTTGGGGATGGAGTATTTATTTTTATACTACCTCCTTCTATGGAAGAGCTGAAAAGGCGTATAATAGGCAGAGGTACTGAGACGCTTGATGTAATAGAAAAACGTCTAGAAAATGCCAGCAAGGAGATTGGTTTCCTCGATAAATATGATTATGTGGTAATAAATGACGAGGTGGGAAATGCCGTATCATATATAGAATCCATAGTTACGGCGGAAAAATGTAAAGTAAAGAGGAATAAGGATATATATAAAAATTTTAGTGGAGGGATGTCATATGATGATAGATCCACCGCTCAATGAGATAATGGAAAAGGTGGACAGCAGATATACCTTAGTAGTAGAGGTGGCAAAGAGGGCTAGGCAGCTGGTTGCAGGAGAAAAACCTCTAATTGATGTGGAAGATGAATCTGCAAAACCTGTTACTATTGCGGTACATGAAGTAAACTTGGAAAAGATAAAGTACAGAAGTGCAAAAGAGGGAATAAAATGAATGTAGTACTGGGTATAACCGGAGGTATTGCAGCCTATAAGGGAGCAGAGATAATCAGCAGGCTTAAGAAAAAGGGAATAGATGTAAAAGTTATAATGACTGAAAATGCCAAGCAATTTATATCGCCTCTTACATTGCAGACCCTATCCGGCTATCCCGTCTATTATGATACATTTAAGCATGCTACTGAAAACTATGAGATAGATCATATATCTCTGGCGAAATGGGCAGATATAATGCTGATAGCTCCCGCCACAGCCAATATTATCTCCAAGGTATGCCATGGCATAGCTGATGACCTTTTATCTACTACTATTATGGCTACAAGGGGGCAGGTGGTATTTGCACCAGCCATGAATACCAATATGTACAAAAATCCCATACTACAGGATAATATAGAGGCTTTAAAAAAACGTGGGTATATGTTTATACCACCTGCAAAGGGACTACTTGCTTGTGGTGATGTAGGGGAAGGTAGATTGGCGGAGGTAGATGATATAGTAGCTGAAGTAGTTGGACTATTACGCCAAAGGGATGATCTAAAAGGCACAAAGGTATTGGTAACAGCTGGTCCTACTAGGGAGTATATTGATCCTGTGAGATTTATAAGTAATCCTTCATCTGGTAGGATGGGCTATGCGATAGCAGATGCATGCAGAAAACGCGGTGCAGAGGTACATTTAATAACAGGGCCTACAAATATAAAAACGCCAGTTGGTGTGCATGTATACCGGGTGGAGACTGCCTATGAGATGTACGATGCGGTTATGTCGCTATTTGGCCAATGTCAAATAGTGTTTAAGACAGCTGCTGTAGGTGATTATAGACCGGATATGGTGAGCAGTCAAAAGATAAAAAAGGATGCAGATGACCTTGTAATAAGGTTTGTTAAAAATCCCGATATATTGAAGGAATTGGGCAGACGCAAAAAAAATCAGATACTGGTGGGCTTTGCAGCAGAGACAGAAAATATAGAGGCATATGCAAACAAGAAACTTAAGGAGAAAAATCTCGATTTTATATTTGTAAATGATGTATCCAAGACGGGAGCAGGATTTGCAGGAGATACAAATGGAGGGATACTCCTTTGTGCCGATGGAGATAGACTAGAAATGTCTATAACTAAAAAGGAGATTATAGCTCAACGTATATTGGATGTAATAATAGATAGAAAGCTGGACAAATAGAAAAGGGTACATAGTACCCTTTTATTTAGGTTATATGATAATGGGGAGGAAGGCGGTTGTGGATAAAGATATATATGCATCGGTAGTAGTGGATCAGGCTCATCCTTCCATTGATAGACATTTTGATTATATAGTGCCAGAAGAGCTGATGGGGGATTATTTGGTAGGCAAACGGGTCTTAGTGCCTTTTGGCATTAGTAATAAAGCTATAAAGGCATACGTATTGAAAGTATCAAACTACACACAACTGCCTCATAATCGACTAAAATCCATAATAAAGGTACTGGACAAAGAGCCTGTTCTATCTGAACGGGCTATTCCTCTTATTTACTGGATGAAGGAAAAATGTCATTGTATGCTTATAGATGCAATAAATGCATTTGTACCACCGGGCATACGAAAGAATACAAGGCCTAATAGACCCAAAATGGTGCATCTTAAAATACTAGATGGGCTGGATGCATATATGGAGCAAGTGGGGAAAAGGTCAAGATATATGGCAGATATTTTGGATGTGCTATATAAAAACGATGGGGATTTGCCATTGAATATAATATCAGGTGATACGGGTGCACCTGCATCTAGTTTTAATGGACTTGTAAAGAGGGGTCTTATAGACATATATGAAGGTCAGCCAGATATTGCAAATTTTAGTGATATGCATGGTCAAAAATGCGAATTGCCCGAATTAACGGTAGAGCAAAAAGAAGCATTGGACATTATTCGTAATACCATAGCAAAGGGGAAATCTAATATACTCCTACATGGTGTTACAGGTAGCGGCAAAACAGAGGTATATATGAGGGCAGTTGGGGATATAGTTGCTAAAGGCAAACAGGCCATAATACTGGTACCTGAAATATCCCTTACTCCCCAGACCATAAGTAGGTTTAAGATGAGATTTGGAAATCGGGTTGCAGTGCTGCATAGCCGTCTCTCCGATGGGGAACGTGCCTTTGAATGGAAAAGGATACTTCATGGAGAAGTAGATATGGTGGTGGGGGTTCGCTCAGCGGTATTTGCCCCATTTAAAAATTTGGGAATAATAATAATAGATGAGGCCCATGATGACAGCTATAAATCAGAAGGCCGTCCGAGATACCATGCGGTAGATGTGGCTAAAGAACGGTGTAATCTTGAGGAGAGTGTATTGGTGATAGGAACTGCCACTCCTTCCATAGAGCAATACTACGATATGACAAAGGGAGAATATACCCTGGTTGAGATGAAAAATCGTGTAGATAAGAGGCGGATGCCTCCGGTGGAAGTCGTAGACATGAGAGATGAGCTTATTAAGGGCAATCGCACAATGTTTAGTCAGGCGCTTTATATATCCATAAAAGAGGTGCTTGATAGGAGAGAGCAGGCTATATTGCTTTTAAATAGGCGTGGGTATGCCCAGTTTGTATCATGTAGATCCTGTGGATGGGTGGCAAAATGTAAAAGATGTGATGTTTCCCTTACCTATCATGCAGATGGTAGGATATTAAAATGTCATTACTGCGGACGAAGATATAGGTATCCATATGTATGTCCAAACTGTGGCAGCCATTTTATAAAGCAGTTTGGTGTAGGTACCCAAAGATTGGAAGAACAGCTATCAAAGATGTTTCCAGATGTCCGTACTGTGCGTATGGATATGGATACTACATCTACAAAGGATGCCCATGAAAAGATATTAGCTGCATTTAGACGAGGGGAATATGATATATTGTTAGGAACGCAGATGATTGCAAAGGGATTGGATTTTCCAAACGTTACCCTAGTGGGAGTAATAACGGCAGATACTTCCTTGAATCTTCCAGAGTATAAAAGTGCTGAAAAGACATTTCAATTGGTTACTCAGGTAGCAGGTCGCACAGGCAGGGGAGATAGGGGAGGTAAGGTAATCGTTCAGTCGTATGAACCTAATCACTATGCAATAGAGTATGCCTCCCATCACGATTATGAAGCATTTTATAAAAAAGAAATAAATTTAAGGGAGCAGTTTCTATATCCCCCATTTTCCAATATAATTAAGATATTGATCATAGGGGATGTGGAAAAGGATACTATTGAGTTAAGTCATAGAATATCAGAATGGCTTGTGAAAAATATAGATAATGATATAATTTTAAAAAATGGACTTATATCAATAGGTGCTAATCCAGCACCTATTGATAAGATAGATAATAGATATAGATGGCAGGTACTCATTAAAATAAGGCCAGATGCCATGTTTGATGGGGTGTATCATTGTCTAGTAGACAGATGTATTGAAGAGTTTGGGAATAAAGAACAAAATGTAATTATAGATTTTTATCCTGTCAGTCTTTTGTAGAAATAGAGTTTAATATTTGATATATAGATAAGGATATTATAGGAAGGAAGATGTTAATTATGGCTCTTAGAGAGATAAAAAAACATCCGCGGGATGAGATATTACGAAAAAAGTCCAGAAAAGTGGATAAAATAGATCAAAGGATAATTACACTTTTAGATGATATGGCTGAGACCATGTACAAAGCCGATGGGGTAGGACTTGCAGCGCCGCAGGTAGGTATATTAAAGCGTATAGTTGTAATCGATGTGGGAGATGGTTTAATAGAGCTTATAAATCCTGAAATCATAGATGCAAAAGGCAGCCAAATTGGGGATGAAGGTTGTCTAAGCTTACCAGGGATAACAGGCAGGGTAAAGAGGCCTAATGAGGTTAAATTGCGGGCATTAAATCGTAAGGGTGAAGAGATAGAAATGGTAGGCACTGGTCTTCTGGCCAGGGCTATGTGTCATGAGACTGATCATCTTGATGGTATATTGTTTATAGATAAGGCTATGTCAAAAAGCCATG from Xylanivirga thermophila encodes:
- a CDS encoding AIR synthase family protein, producing the protein MEIGKLSNEELEKYVISQFKNIREDVVAGPRIGRDCGIIDMGDEYCVVSTDPITAADANAGKLAVHISCNDIATTGAQTVGVTITILAPPEGSIDDIEDIIHEISETCIELDIDVLGGHTEITDSVNRILISVTAIGRVSKDLFVQPSDAKIGDYILMTKMAGLEGTAILAHDREDMLKKCFDDGFLHRAKRCLESISVVPEARIAARLGARSMHDVTEGGVLGALWELSETMGKGIEVYIDDIPVAHETREVCKILNIDPLRLISSGSMLMVSNNPELIIDALSKKGILCTVIGKVIDDDTKWMIIGNDRYIITPPKSDELYKVLS
- a CDS encoding YicC/YloC family endoribonuclease, which encodes MAVSMTGFGRGIINEQGREISVEIKTLNHRFLDINLRIPRNISFVEENVRSLIQSNLSRGRVEVFVDYVNTSEDGYQVDINDSLLKSYLASFERLEQEYNIRNDMAMSHILGIDDIIVVNQAPEDEELIGDMAKQATMKALELLKTMRKDEGHRLQQDISMRADMILDMTMEIEKRAPLVVEEYKEKLGQRLSEILKATPDLDEARFNTEVAYFADRSNITEELVRLDSHINQLKETLVLDTPIGRKLDFLVQEMNRETNTIGSKANDLVITNYVVEMKSELEKIREQIQNIE
- the remA gene encoding extracellular matrix/biofilm regulator RemA → MGIKLINIGFGNIVSANRLVAIVSPESAPIKRIIQDARDRGMLIDATYGRRTRAVIITDSDHVVLSAVQPETVANRLDSKDSHLGFDEE
- the gmk gene encoding guanylate kinase translates to MKQQGLLIVISGPSGAGKGTVCKAFLERHHEVMLSISATTRLPRKGEKEGVNYFFKDHDTFENMIKNGELLEYAKFVDNYYGTPKHFVYEQLNMGRDVILEIDIQGALQVKESFGDGVFIFILPPSMEELKRRIIGRGTETLDVIEKRLENASKEIGFLDKYDYVVINDEVGNAVSYIESIVTAEKCKVKRNKDIYKNFSGGMSYDDRSTAQ
- the rpoZ gene encoding DNA-directed RNA polymerase subunit omega, whose product is MIDPPLNEIMEKVDSRYTLVVEVAKRARQLVAGEKPLIDVEDESAKPVTIAVHEVNLEKIKYRSAKEGIK
- the coaBC gene encoding bifunctional phosphopantothenoylcysteine decarboxylase/phosphopantothenate--cysteine ligase CoaBC, producing MNVVLGITGGIAAYKGAEIISRLKKKGIDVKVIMTENAKQFISPLTLQTLSGYPVYYDTFKHATENYEIDHISLAKWADIMLIAPATANIISKVCHGIADDLLSTTIMATRGQVVFAPAMNTNMYKNPILQDNIEALKKRGYMFIPPAKGLLACGDVGEGRLAEVDDIVAEVVGLLRQRDDLKGTKVLVTAGPTREYIDPVRFISNPSSGRMGYAIADACRKRGAEVHLITGPTNIKTPVGVHVYRVETAYEMYDAVMSLFGQCQIVFKTAAVGDYRPDMVSSQKIKKDADDLVIRFVKNPDILKELGRRKKNQILVGFAAETENIEAYANKKLKEKNLDFIFVNDVSKTGAGFAGDTNGGILLCADGDRLEMSITKKEIIAQRILDVIIDRKLDK
- the priA gene encoding replication restart helicase PriA, with the protein product MDKDIYASVVVDQAHPSIDRHFDYIVPEELMGDYLVGKRVLVPFGISNKAIKAYVLKVSNYTQLPHNRLKSIIKVLDKEPVLSERAIPLIYWMKEKCHCMLIDAINAFVPPGIRKNTRPNRPKMVHLKILDGLDAYMEQVGKRSRYMADILDVLYKNDGDLPLNIISGDTGAPASSFNGLVKRGLIDIYEGQPDIANFSDMHGQKCELPELTVEQKEALDIIRNTIAKGKSNILLHGVTGSGKTEVYMRAVGDIVAKGKQAIILVPEISLTPQTISRFKMRFGNRVAVLHSRLSDGERAFEWKRILHGEVDMVVGVRSAVFAPFKNLGIIIIDEAHDDSYKSEGRPRYHAVDVAKERCNLEESVLVIGTATPSIEQYYDMTKGEYTLVEMKNRVDKRRMPPVEVVDMRDELIKGNRTMFSQALYISIKEVLDRREQAILLLNRRGYAQFVSCRSCGWVAKCKRCDVSLTYHADGRILKCHYCGRRYRYPYVCPNCGSHFIKQFGVGTQRLEEQLSKMFPDVRTVRMDMDTTSTKDAHEKILAAFRRGEYDILLGTQMIAKGLDFPNVTLVGVITADTSLNLPEYKSAEKTFQLVTQVAGRTGRGDRGGKVIVQSYEPNHYAIEYASHHDYEAFYKKEINLREQFLYPPFSNIIKILIIGDVEKDTIELSHRISEWLVKNIDNDIILKNGLISIGANPAPIDKIDNRYRWQVLIKIRPDAMFDGVYHCLVDRCIEEFGNKEQNVIIDFYPVSLL
- the def gene encoding peptide deformylase: MALREIKKHPRDEILRKKSRKVDKIDQRIITLLDDMAETMYKADGVGLAAPQVGILKRIVVIDVGDGLIELINPEIIDAKGSQIGDEGCLSLPGITGRVKRPNEVKLRALNRKGEEIEMVGTGLLARAMCHETDHLDGILFIDKAMSKSHEE